In one Lysobacter alkalisoli genomic region, the following are encoded:
- a CDS encoding amidohydrolase family protein, whose amino-acid sequence MTALFLVSAAVNAQDLLIRNARIHTATAQGTLENADVLVTAGVVRAVGSGLSAPAGAQVIEAGGRPLTPTLFGGISGIGIEEVSGEESTVDAALALGAETKEMVVRPEFDVTLAYNPDSVLVPVSRIEGIGWTLLGVGSTMGGSIVGGQGGVVRLDGSADPVGGRVLFVQLGGGTAGLTGKSRAAQWMLLDQLVDEARGRIPTGANGTLLTPAGRRTLLRYLDGGGRVMVGVNRAADIRQLLRWAKRQNVKVAISGGAEAWKLAGDLAAAQVPVFVDPLGNLPSSFDSIHSNFENAMRLAAAGVQVGFSQAGDASHNARKIRQLAGNAVAHGLPWEKGLAGLTSVPAQALGVADKVGSIAVGQRADLVLWNGDPLEVNAVALQVWMGGRALPMRSRQTELRDRYLRSETPREQGGLPRAYPAIDE is encoded by the coding sequence ATGACGGCGTTGTTCTTGGTCAGCGCCGCCGTCAACGCCCAGGATCTGCTGATTCGCAACGCCCGCATCCACACCGCCACCGCGCAGGGCACGCTGGAGAATGCCGACGTGCTGGTGACCGCTGGCGTGGTGCGCGCAGTCGGCAGCGGACTGTCGGCACCGGCTGGCGCGCAGGTGATCGAGGCCGGCGGCCGCCCGCTCACCCCGACCCTGTTCGGTGGCATCAGCGGGATCGGCATCGAGGAAGTCTCCGGTGAGGAAAGCACGGTCGATGCCGCGCTCGCACTCGGGGCGGAAACCAAGGAAATGGTGGTGCGGCCCGAGTTCGACGTGACCCTGGCCTACAACCCCGACTCGGTACTGGTGCCGGTCAGCCGCATCGAGGGCATCGGCTGGACCCTGCTCGGTGTCGGCAGCACGATGGGAGGTTCGATCGTCGGCGGTCAGGGCGGCGTGGTCCGCCTCGACGGCAGTGCCGATCCGGTCGGCGGCCGGGTGCTGTTCGTACAGCTCGGCGGCGGTACCGCGGGCCTGACCGGCAAGTCGCGCGCGGCGCAGTGGATGCTGCTCGACCAGCTTGTCGACGAGGCCCGCGGCCGCATCCCGACCGGCGCCAACGGGACCCTGCTGACTCCGGCCGGCCGGCGTACCCTGCTGCGGTATCTCGACGGAGGCGGCCGGGTGATGGTCGGCGTCAATCGTGCCGCCGACATCCGCCAGTTGCTGCGCTGGGCGAAGCGGCAGAACGTGAAAGTGGCGATTTCCGGCGGTGCCGAGGCCTGGAAGCTGGCCGGCGACCTCGCCGCGGCGCAGGTGCCGGTGTTCGTCGATCCGCTCGGCAATCTGCCGTCGAGCTTCGATTCGATCCATTCGAACTTCGAGAACGCCATGCGACTGGCCGCGGCCGGGGTGCAGGTCGGCTTCAGCCAGGCCGGCGACGCCTCGCACAATGCGCGCAAGATCCGCCAATTGGCCGGCAATGCCGTTGCCCACGGCCTGCCGTGGGAAAAGGGCCTGGCGGGACTGACCTCGGTGCCGGCACAGGCGCTGGGCGTGGCCGACAAGGTCGGCAGTATCGCGGTCGGCCAACGCGCCGACCTGGTGCTGTGGAACGGCGACCCGCTTGAGGTCAACGCGGTCGCGTTGCAGGTATGGATGGGGGGGCGTGCGCTGCCGATGCGCAGCCGCCAGACCGAACTGCGCGACCGCTACCTGCGCAGCGAAACGCCACGCGAACAGGGCGGCCTGCCGCGGGCGTATCCGGCGATAGACGAATAG
- a CDS encoding lysozyme inhibitor LprI family protein: protein MVEKLVYLIVGALLTWAFYFIQRRVERRGTVDAIERHRKLLALQQDLKNAETSLDELRRFEHRLIGRAEIAARIADNYFTKAEELARHTREDDTASDIDREAIAAFRRANAELEQLVAHLRQQLDGESLHDFEKAHARWLDYRERYARFIATSYSGGALRPLIHAVTLESVTLAWISELEMQLGDEDEDADADADIDAEAEAEDAA, encoded by the coding sequence ATGGTCGAGAAACTGGTCTACCTCATCGTCGGCGCGCTGCTGACCTGGGCGTTCTATTTCATCCAGCGCCGGGTCGAGCGTCGTGGCACCGTCGATGCGATCGAGCGTCACCGCAAGCTGCTCGCGCTGCAGCAGGACCTGAAGAACGCCGAAACCAGCCTGGACGAGCTGCGCCGTTTCGAGCACCGCCTGATCGGCCGGGCCGAGATCGCCGCGCGCATCGCCGACAACTACTTCACCAAGGCCGAGGAACTGGCCCGCCATACGCGCGAGGACGACACCGCCTCGGACATCGACCGTGAGGCGATCGCCGCCTTCCGCCGTGCCAATGCCGAACTCGAACAGCTCGTGGCGCACCTGCGCCAGCAGCTCGACGGTGAGTCCCTGCATGATTTCGAAAAGGCCCACGCGCGCTGGCTCGACTACCGGGAGCGTTACGCCCGCTTCATCGCCACCAGTTATTCCGGCGGCGCGCTGCGACCGTTGATCCACGCAGTGACGCTGGAGAGCGTGACCCTGGCCTGGATCAGCGAACTGGAAATGCAGCTCGGCGACGAGGATGAAGACGCCGACGCCGACGCCGATATCGATGCCGAAGCCGAAGCCGAAGACGCGGCCTGA
- a CDS encoding polysaccharide deacetylase family protein, translating into MSVPFPHRPPRRPRVWAWLFAASQLAVIGIWWAWGWRWGLPAMLASHGAMFWGTLWPHSRLFSPVLNRLPTDEKVLWLTIDDGPSDDTAGILDLLEAHGAKATFFLVGARAAARPERVREIVRRGHGIGNHSFDHPSAMFWALGPAAMRRQIDRAQEVLSGLVGAPPRWFRAVVGMANPFAAAALKRHGLARVAWCARGFDAVEDDPGIVVTRLEGGLKPGAIVLLHEGAAHGRSVETLALWLRRMDELGYRTVLPEEFESST; encoded by the coding sequence ATGTCCGTTCCGTTTCCGCATCGCCCGCCGCGGCGTCCCCGGGTCTGGGCCTGGTTGTTCGCCGCCTCGCAGCTGGCGGTGATCGGTATCTGGTGGGCCTGGGGTTGGCGCTGGGGGCTGCCGGCGATGCTGGCCAGCCACGGCGCGATGTTCTGGGGCACGCTGTGGCCGCATTCGCGCCTGTTCAGCCCGGTGCTCAACCGGCTGCCGACCGATGAGAAGGTGCTTTGGCTGACCATTGATGACGGTCCCTCGGACGACACCGCAGGCATCCTCGACCTGCTCGAAGCGCATGGTGCGAAAGCGACCTTCTTCCTCGTCGGCGCGCGTGCCGCGGCGCGGCCGGAGCGGGTGCGCGAGATCGTGCGCCGCGGCCATGGCATCGGCAACCACAGCTTCGATCATCCTTCGGCGATGTTCTGGGCGCTGGGGCCGGCGGCGATGCGACGGCAGATCGACCGTGCGCAGGAGGTGCTGAGCGGACTGGTCGGCGCTCCGCCGCGCTGGTTCCGTGCCGTGGTCGGCATGGCCAACCCGTTTGCCGCGGCGGCATTGAAACGGCACGGACTGGCGCGGGTGGCGTGGTGCGCACGTGGCTTTGACGCAGTCGAGGACGATCCCGGGATCGTGGTCACCCGGCTGGAAGGCGGGCTGAAGCCCGGCGCGATCGTGCTGCTGCACGAAGGCGCCGCGCATGGCCGCAGCGTCGAGACCCTGGCGTTGTGGCTGCGGCGCATGGACGAGCTCGGCTACCGCACCGTGCTCCCCGAAGAATTCGAATCCAGCACATAG
- the grxD gene encoding Grx4 family monothiol glutaredoxin, with product MSLDPAVRSRIESLLQSNRVVLFMKGVPDAPQCGFSAKAVGVLNALLPEGYAHIDVLSDPEIREGIKEYGQWPTIPQLYIGGELVGGSDIVEQMVNSGELHAALGVPAPDRTPPTVSVTPAAVQMLRDAAANAGEGYAVQVEVDPRFQTRLQLAPADANAIAVEVDGLRLQFDLAGVRRADGLSIDWVDDERGRGLVIENPNAPPKVRPISPAEVAQRVAAGTLTLVDVRPAEERALASVNVAFETIDDGALQRLEALDKSTPLAFLCHHGNRSMQAGEHFRGLGFREVYNVEGGIDAWADVDGAIPKY from the coding sequence ATGTCCCTCGATCCCGCCGTGCGTTCGCGCATCGAATCCCTGCTGCAATCGAACCGCGTCGTGCTGTTCATGAAGGGCGTGCCCGACGCGCCGCAATGCGGCTTCTCGGCCAAGGCCGTCGGCGTGCTGAACGCGCTGCTGCCGGAAGGCTATGCACACATCGACGTGTTGTCCGACCCGGAGATCCGCGAGGGCATCAAGGAATACGGCCAGTGGCCGACCATCCCGCAGCTGTACATCGGCGGCGAGCTGGTCGGCGGCAGCGACATCGTCGAGCAGATGGTCAATTCCGGCGAACTGCACGCCGCGCTGGGCGTGCCGGCGCCGGACCGTACCCCGCCAACCGTCAGCGTGACCCCGGCCGCGGTGCAGATGCTGCGCGACGCCGCCGCCAACGCCGGCGAAGGCTACGCGGTGCAGGTCGAGGTCGACCCGCGCTTCCAGACCCGCCTGCAGCTGGCCCCGGCCGACGCGAATGCGATTGCGGTCGAAGTCGACGGCCTGCGCCTGCAGTTCGACCTGGCCGGCGTGCGCCGTGCCGACGGCCTGTCGATCGACTGGGTCGACGACGAGCGCGGCCGCGGACTGGTGATCGAGAACCCGAACGCGCCGCCGAAGGTCAGGCCTATCAGCCCGGCCGAGGTCGCCCAGCGGGTCGCCGCCGGCACCCTGACCCTGGTCGACGTGCGCCCGGCCGAGGAACGCGCGCTGGCCTCGGTCAACGTCGCCTTCGAGACGATCGATGACGGCGCGCTGCAACGCCTCGAAGCGCTGGACAAGTCCACTCCGCTCGCTTTCCTCTGCCACCACGGCAATCGCAGCATGCAGGCTGGCGAGCATTTCCGCGGCCTCGGTTTCCGCGAGGTCTACAACGTCGAGGGCGGCATCGACGCCTGGGCGGACGTGGACGGGGCGATTCCGAAGTACTGA
- a CDS encoding class I SAM-dependent methyltransferase: protein MSATMRDDARPLPAASVRRISGAFSPDRWWSYRGDYFYTRSKLGSDPLYPGVIEALRGTRAPLVDLGCGLGLLAHALRDAGLSMPYHGVDNDAGKIRRAGRAAARAGLDAVSFDTVDLAVGLPSHRGSVAMLDVMQFIPREAHADVLDTMVAMLEPGARLVIRTGLDDGSRRARVTRAVDLLSRMLGWMKTTPRHYPDRDLLHDRLAGAGLEVRISSLSGNTPFNNWLVVARAP from the coding sequence ATGTCCGCCACCATGAGAGACGATGCCCGCCCATTGCCGGCCGCCAGCGTGCGCCGGATTTCCGGCGCCTTCTCGCCCGACCGCTGGTGGAGCTACCGCGGGGACTACTTCTATACCCGCAGCAAACTCGGCAGCGACCCGCTCTACCCCGGCGTCATCGAGGCTCTGCGCGGCACTCGCGCGCCACTGGTCGACCTCGGTTGCGGCCTCGGCCTGCTTGCCCATGCCCTGCGCGATGCCGGCCTTTCGATGCCCTATCACGGGGTCGACAACGACGCAGGCAAGATCCGGCGGGCCGGCAGGGCAGCCGCGCGCGCCGGGCTGGATGCGGTCTCGTTCGACACCGTCGACCTGGCCGTCGGACTGCCATCGCACCGCGGCAGCGTGGCGATGCTCGACGTGATGCAGTTCATCCCGCGCGAAGCGCATGCCGATGTCCTCGACACGATGGTGGCGATGCTCGAACCCGGCGCGCGGCTGGTGATCCGGACCGGCCTGGACGACGGCAGCCGCCGTGCCCGCGTCACCCGTGCGGTCGACCTGCTCTCGCGCATGCTGGGCTGGATGAAAACGACCCCGCGGCACTACCCCGACCGCGACCTGCTGCACGACCGCCTGGCCGGCGCCGGCCTGGAGGTGCGGATCTCCTCGCTGTCCGGCAACACGCCGTTCAACAACTGGCTGGTGGTGGCGCGCGCTCCATAG
- a CDS encoding SGNH/GDSL hydrolase family protein: MTTYLALGDSYTIGEAVPESGRWPVQLAAALRAEGVPLADPRIIATTGWTTDELAAAMDQAEPLGEWGFVSLLIGVNNQYRERSLDNYRSEFDALLARAIAHAGGRAERVMVLSIPDWGVTPFGEAHDRGVDVIGREIDAFNAAAHELCTARGVAFVDITPVSRERGAEPAMVAGDGLHPSAAMYAEWTRIALPVVRGMLSDRRPPR; the protein is encoded by the coding sequence ATGACGACCTACCTCGCCCTCGGCGACAGCTACACCATCGGCGAGGCCGTGCCCGAATCCGGGCGCTGGCCGGTGCAACTGGCGGCCGCGCTGCGCGCAGAAGGGGTGCCGCTCGCCGATCCGCGCATCATCGCCACCACCGGCTGGACCACCGACGAGCTGGCGGCGGCGATGGACCAGGCCGAACCGCTCGGCGAATGGGGCTTCGTCAGCCTGCTGATCGGGGTCAACAACCAGTACCGCGAGCGCAGCCTGGACAACTACCGCAGCGAGTTCGACGCCCTGCTGGCGCGTGCGATCGCCCATGCCGGCGGACGGGCGGAGCGGGTGATGGTGCTGTCGATCCCGGACTGGGGGGTGACCCCTTTCGGCGAGGCCCACGACCGCGGCGTCGACGTGATCGGCCGCGAGATCGACGCCTTCAACGCCGCCGCGCACGAACTGTGCACGGCACGCGGCGTCGCCTTCGTCGACATCACCCCGGTCTCGCGCGAGCGCGGCGCCGAGCCGGCGATGGTCGCCGGGGACGGCCTGCATCCATCGGCGGCGATGTACGCCGAATGGACCCGGATCGCGTTGCCGGTCGTGCGCGGCATGCTGTCAGACCGCCGGCCACCACGCTGA
- a CDS encoding sensor domain-containing diguanylate cyclase, with protein sequence MHRRGAALRAFLLPVLLVPILLLGACSPGQGGAGIERIDRHLGSLPPDSPQTVAAARDIDYRPLPETSHLAEAMAGSGWWRITPAPAPPADAGAGRQRLLLLYYPYSAEVTVLMRSAGEPVTASIFESGLDPAWSRRALVFPLDSDGPIHVGVRGARYPLPVEIADAHEYAARDRNHMRLLWGSGGILVGVSLAVLLFWCLLRERVYLLFSASMALQLLYVLCAYGEAYSVPGLAWLARFGVEGIWFIATCSTMVAVLFLLDFAELRPRAPALSFTLFWVGVALPSVLLVGLLLPWPADKSWFPPMGNSLLLLANAVAIVTLLRVWLGGGRHAGLVLIAWVPMVVASTARTVQLAAGVPLTPWLEYGLPLLLAFASVVLVLGLADRMLTFRRERDAAKQHAEHDGLTGAFNRDGIIKRLRRAVAEVARSHQPVSVLFLDLDHFKAINDNYGHAVGDACLRTVVAMIRDQARLGDQLGRVGGEEFLLYLPGATLAAARGTAERLRLEVESRCRQVMGAPVALTLSIGVVEYRPGETVDALIQRADEAMYEAKRTGRNRVVVLAAA encoded by the coding sequence ATGCACCGAAGGGGGGCCGCGCTGCGGGCATTCCTGCTGCCAGTCCTCCTGGTCCCGATCCTGTTGCTGGGCGCCTGCTCCCCAGGCCAGGGCGGGGCGGGCATCGAGCGTATCGATCGCCACCTCGGCAGCCTGCCGCCGGACTCGCCGCAGACCGTGGCGGCGGCACGCGACATCGATTACCGCCCCTTGCCCGAGACCTCGCACCTGGCCGAGGCGATGGCCGGCAGCGGCTGGTGGCGGATCACCCCGGCTCCAGCACCGCCAGCGGACGCGGGGGCCGGCCGCCAGCGCCTGCTGCTGCTCTACTACCCCTACAGCGCCGAAGTGACCGTGCTGATGCGGTCGGCCGGAGAACCGGTTACCGCGTCGATCTTCGAATCCGGGCTCGACCCGGCCTGGTCGCGCCGTGCGCTGGTGTTCCCGCTGGATAGCGACGGGCCCATCCATGTCGGCGTGCGCGGCGCGCGTTATCCGTTGCCGGTCGAGATCGCCGATGCGCACGAATACGCCGCACGGGACCGCAACCACATGCGCCTGCTGTGGGGCAGCGGTGGGATCCTCGTCGGCGTGTCGCTGGCGGTGCTGCTGTTCTGGTGTCTGCTGCGCGAACGGGTCTACCTGCTGTTCTCGGCAAGCATGGCGTTGCAGCTGCTGTACGTGCTGTGCGCGTATGGCGAGGCCTACAGCGTGCCAGGGCTGGCGTGGCTGGCGCGGTTCGGCGTGGAGGGGATCTGGTTCATCGCCACCTGCTCGACGATGGTGGCGGTGCTGTTCCTGCTCGACTTCGCCGAGCTGCGGCCGCGGGCGCCGGCGCTGAGCTTCACCCTGTTCTGGGTCGGGGTGGCATTGCCGTCGGTGTTGCTGGTCGGCCTGCTGCTGCCATGGCCGGCCGACAAGTCGTGGTTCCCGCCGATGGGCAACAGCCTGCTGCTGCTGGCCAACGCGGTCGCCATCGTCACCCTGCTGCGGGTGTGGCTGGGCGGCGGGCGCCATGCCGGGCTGGTGCTGATCGCCTGGGTCCCCATGGTCGTCGCCTCCACCGCGCGTACCGTGCAGCTGGCCGCAGGCGTCCCGCTGACGCCCTGGCTGGAATACGGATTGCCGCTGCTGCTGGCTTTCGCCTCGGTGGTGCTGGTGCTCGGCCTCGCCGATCGCATGCTGACCTTCCGTCGCGAGCGCGATGCCGCCAAGCAGCACGCCGAGCACGATGGCCTGACCGGCGCCTTCAACCGCGACGGCATCATCAAGCGGTTGCGCCGGGCCGTGGCCGAAGTCGCCCGCAGCCACCAGCCGGTGTCGGTTCTGTTCCTCGACCTCGACCACTTCAAGGCCATCAACGACAACTACGGCCACGCGGTCGGCGATGCCTGTCTGCGCACGGTGGTCGCGATGATCCGCGACCAGGCCCGGCTCGGCGACCAGCTTGGCCGGGTCGGGGGCGAGGAATTCCTGCTTTACCTGCCCGGCGCGACCCTGGCTGCCGCGCGCGGCACCGCCGAGCGCCTGCGACTGGAAGTCGAGTCGCGCTGCCGGCAGGTGATGGGTGCGCCGGTGGCGCTGACCCTGAGCATCGGCGTGGTCGAATACCGGCCCGGGGAGACGGTGGACGCGCTGATCCAGCGTGCCGACGAGGCGATGTACGAGGCCAAGCGCACCGGTCGCAATCGGGTGGTCGTACTCGCCGCGGCGTAG
- a CDS encoding DUF1176 domain-containing protein, with protein MQGMPGWIVLALALMSPQALAADTGIGFGHHDWLLACDNTGTCRAAGYQPDSDTLPVSVLLTRRAGPEQPVTAEVQIAEAWDASGESTAQAFPLSLRINGQDLGPVSAGSDDAVSGALTPAQTSALLEALTRDSRIEWTSPGGEVYRLSDRGAAAVLLKMDEAQGRLGTRGALVRRGPRDESRVPPPRPLPVIHMPATDDADIALPPREMAALARELRAQLDADTCMDLPAGHDENGDASEFTVTGLSHGKLLVSTRCWLAAYNAGSVYWVIDAQPPHQPVLVTTNGSGYRRGQIDAGHKGRGLGDCWSSQTWTWNGSEFIASHEQSTGLCKGFPGGAWPLPILVSEVRADAPVALPGDR; from the coding sequence ATGCAGGGAATGCCCGGCTGGATCGTACTCGCGCTCGCCCTGATGTCACCGCAGGCGCTGGCCGCCGACACCGGAATCGGCTTTGGCCACCACGACTGGCTGCTGGCGTGCGACAACACCGGCACCTGCCGCGCGGCCGGCTACCAACCCGACAGCGACACCCTGCCGGTATCGGTCCTGCTCACACGCCGGGCCGGACCGGAGCAGCCGGTGACCGCCGAGGTCCAGATCGCAGAGGCATGGGACGCCTCCGGCGAGTCCACGGCGCAGGCGTTTCCGCTGTCCCTGCGGATCAACGGACAGGACCTTGGCCCAGTTTCCGCAGGCAGCGATGACGCCGTGTCCGGCGCACTGACGCCGGCGCAGACCAGCGCGCTGCTGGAGGCACTGACACGCGACAGTCGCATCGAGTGGACGTCACCGGGCGGCGAGGTCTACAGGCTGTCGGACCGGGGCGCCGCCGCGGTGCTGCTGAAAATGGACGAGGCGCAGGGCCGGCTCGGCACCCGCGGCGCATTGGTGCGCAGGGGTCCGCGCGACGAATCGAGGGTGCCGCCACCGCGTCCACTTCCGGTGATCCACATGCCCGCAACGGACGATGCCGACATCGCCTTGCCGCCCCGCGAGATGGCCGCTCTGGCCCGCGAACTGAGGGCACAGCTGGATGCCGACACGTGCATGGATCTGCCCGCTGGCCACGACGAGAATGGGGACGCATCGGAATTCACCGTCACCGGGCTGTCGCACGGCAAGCTCCTGGTATCCACGCGCTGCTGGCTCGCCGCGTACAACGCCGGCAGCGTCTACTGGGTGATCGACGCACAACCGCCCCATCAACCGGTGCTGGTGACCACCAACGGCAGCGGTTATCGGCGTGGCCAGATCGATGCCGGGCACAAGGGGCGCGGCCTGGGCGACTGCTGGAGCTCGCAGACCTGGACCTGGAACGGCAGCGAGTTCATCGCCAGCCACGAGCAATCCACGGGGCTGTGCAAGGGCTTTCCAGGCGGTGCGTGGCCGCTGCCGATTCTGGTAAGCGAGGTCCGTGCGGATGCTCCGGTCGCCCTGCCCGGCGATCGATAG
- a CDS encoding amidohydrolase, giving the protein MIRSLNATLAVALATTLACGPALAAGAAKSPAAKPRFVDDPYPSTYQRIASPPVLIRGATVLTGTGERLDNADVLMRDGRIEAVGTGLSADGASVVDGSGKWVTPGIIDVHSHLGVYPSPSAHAHGDGNEMTNPVTAHVWAEHSVWPQDPGFAAALAGGVTSLQILPGSANLIGGRGVTLKNVAATTVQAMKFPDAPWGLKMACGENPKRVYGGRGSAPGTRMGNVAGYRAAFIDAAEYLAKNKPADSGRRRGKSSDRKSDNGNGNGKRDLKLDTLAGAINGDILVHIHCYRADEMATMLDLADEFGFKVAAFHHGVEAYKLADRLAAEDVCGALWADWWGFKMEAFDGIQENIALVDRPEGSCAIVHSDSAEGIQRLNQEAAKVMAQAGRAGMDIAPERAIRWLTSNAAKSLGVLDQTGTLEHGKMADVVLWSGNPFSVYAQAEQVWIDGARVYDRGDRSRQPASDFMLGQGATAQGGVL; this is encoded by the coding sequence ATGATCCGATCCTTGAACGCCACACTCGCCGTGGCGCTTGCCACGACGCTTGCGTGCGGCCCGGCCCTGGCCGCCGGTGCGGCGAAGTCGCCTGCCGCTAAACCACGCTTCGTCGACGACCCCTACCCCAGCACCTACCAGCGGATCGCCTCGCCACCGGTGCTGATCCGCGGCGCCACCGTGCTGACCGGCACCGGCGAGCGCCTCGACAATGCCGACGTACTGATGCGCGATGGCCGCATCGAGGCGGTCGGCACGGGCCTGTCGGCCGACGGCGCGAGCGTGGTCGACGGCAGCGGCAAATGGGTCACCCCGGGCATCATCGATGTCCACTCGCATCTGGGCGTCTACCCCAGCCCCAGCGCCCACGCCCACGGCGACGGCAACGAGATGACCAACCCGGTCACTGCCCACGTCTGGGCCGAGCATTCGGTGTGGCCTCAGGACCCGGGCTTCGCCGCGGCGCTGGCCGGCGGCGTGACTTCGCTGCAGATCCTGCCCGGCAGCGCCAACCTGATCGGCGGCCGCGGGGTCACGCTGAAGAACGTGGCGGCCACCACCGTCCAGGCGATGAAATTCCCGGACGCGCCGTGGGGGCTGAAGATGGCCTGCGGCGAGAACCCAAAGCGCGTCTACGGCGGCCGCGGCTCGGCGCCGGGGACCCGTATGGGCAACGTCGCCGGCTACCGCGCCGCCTTCATCGACGCCGCCGAGTACCTGGCCAAGAACAAGCCCGCCGACAGCGGCAGGCGCCGCGGCAAGTCGTCAGACCGCAAGTCGGACAATGGCAATGGCAACGGCAAGCGCGACCTCAAGCTCGACACCCTCGCCGGCGCGATCAACGGCGACATCCTGGTCCATATCCACTGCTACCGCGCCGACGAGATGGCGACCATGCTCGACCTGGCCGACGAGTTCGGCTTCAAGGTCGCCGCCTTCCATCACGGCGTGGAGGCCTACAAGCTCGCCGACCGGCTCGCGGCCGAGGACGTCTGCGGCGCACTGTGGGCGGACTGGTGGGGCTTCAAGATGGAGGCCTTCGACGGCATCCAGGAGAACATCGCCCTGGTCGACCGGCCGGAGGGCAGCTGCGCGATCGTGCATTCGGATTCGGCCGAAGGCATCCAGCGCCTCAACCAGGAGGCGGCCAAGGTGATGGCGCAGGCCGGCCGGGCCGGCATGGACATCGCGCCCGAGCGCGCGATCCGCTGGCTGACCTCCAACGCGGCGAAGTCGCTCGGCGTCCTCGACCAGACCGGCACCCTGGAGCACGGCAAGATGGCCGACGTGGTGCTGTGGAGCGGTAATCCGTTCAGCGTCTATGCCCAGGCCGAGCAGGTCTGGATCGACGGCGCGCGCGTGTACGACCGGGGCGACCGCAGTCGCCAGCCGGCCTCGGACTTCATGCTGGGACAGGGCGCGACCGCGCAGGGAGGTGTGCTGTGA
- a CDS encoding DUF924 family protein, with amino-acid sequence MNVTPKEVVDFWRDAGPERWFSKDETFDDMCEMAFEDAVEDAAAGKAEGWMESAEGALALVLLLDQMPRNIHRGTAKAFAFDELARRHAAEAVDRGYDAEVEPALRAFFYLPFEHSEDIEDQRRSVELHRNLPGEDADKWAVLHLEIIEKFGRFPHRNAVLGRETTPEEQAWLDAGGFKG; translated from the coding sequence GTGAATGTAACCCCGAAGGAAGTCGTCGACTTCTGGCGCGATGCCGGCCCGGAACGCTGGTTCTCCAAGGACGAGACCTTCGACGACATGTGCGAGATGGCGTTCGAGGATGCCGTCGAGGACGCTGCCGCCGGCAAGGCCGAGGGCTGGATGGAATCCGCCGAGGGCGCACTCGCGCTGGTGCTGCTGCTCGACCAGATGCCTCGCAACATCCACCGTGGCACCGCCAAGGCCTTCGCGTTCGACGAACTGGCCCGCCGCCATGCGGCCGAGGCGGTCGATCGCGGCTACGACGCCGAAGTCGAACCGGCGCTGCGGGCGTTCTTCTACCTGCCGTTCGAGCACTCCGAGGACATCGAGGACCAGCGACGCTCGGTCGAGCTGCACCGCAACCTGCCCGGCGAGGACGCCGACAAGTGGGCGGTGTTGCACCTGGAGATCATCGAGAAGTTCGGCCGCTTTCCGCACCGCAACGCCGTGCTCGGCCGTGAAACCACGCCGGAAGAGCAGGCCTGGCTGGATGCGGGCGGGTTCAAGGGCTGA
- a CDS encoding AMP nucleosidase → MKTKHQIVENWLPRYTGVPLDGFGEHVLLTNFGGYLDIFASLTGAEVVGRDRPMPSVTVDGITMINFGMGSANAATVMDLLSAIGPKAVLFLGKCGGLKRKNRLGDLVLPIAAIRGEGTSNDYLPPEVPALPAFALQRAVSTTIRDLEHDYWTGTVYTTNRRVWEHDDAFKKRLRAMRCMAIDMETATVFAAGFANRIPCGALLLVSDQPMIPEGVKTEASDAKVSASFVNAHINIGIEALRLIRRHGKSVRHLRFDE, encoded by the coding sequence ATGAAAACCAAACACCAGATCGTCGAAAACTGGCTTCCCCGCTATACCGGCGTCCCTCTGGACGGCTTCGGCGAGCATGTCCTGCTGACCAACTTCGGCGGCTATCTCGATATCTTCGCCAGCCTGACAGGTGCCGAAGTGGTCGGCCGCGACCGGCCCATGCCGAGCGTGACCGTCGACGGCATCACCATGATCAACTTCGGCATGGGCAGCGCCAACGCGGCTACGGTAATGGACCTGCTCTCGGCGATCGGCCCGAAGGCGGTGCTGTTCCTCGGCAAGTGCGGCGGGCTCAAGCGCAAGAACAGGCTCGGTGACCTGGTCCTGCCGATCGCGGCGATCCGCGGCGAGGGGACCAGCAACGACTACCTGCCGCCGGAGGTGCCGGCGCTGCCCGCGTTCGCCCTGCAGCGCGCGGTGTCGACCACGATCCGGGATCTCGAGCACGACTACTGGACCGGCACCGTCTACACCACCAATCGCCGGGTCTGGGAACATGACGACGCATTCAAGAAGCGCCTGCGCGCGATGCGCTGCATGGCGATCGACATGGAGACCGCGACCGTATTCGCCGCCGGCTTCGCCAACCGGATCCCCTGCGGCGCGCTGTTGCTGGTGTCCGACCAGCCGATGATCCCGGAAGGCGTCAAGACCGAGGCCTCCGACGCCAAGGTCAGCGCCAGCTTCGTCAACGCCCACATCAACATCGGCATCGAGGCACTACGGCTGATCCGCCGTCACGGCAAATCGGTCCGGCACCTGCGTTTCGACGAATAG